The nucleotide sequence TGCGATCACAGAGCAGGGGAGTATACACCCAACTTTTGACTGTGCTGAAGTAAAAGTGTTAGTCTATTCTCCATAGACTATGTGGTTGCAAATATTGGTACAAGGAACCATGTAGGGGACGaagggaagtctggagattcagagaatctcagAGTATGGTTATTTAAACAATCTtgttataaatttttatttgtaaaaacaaattaaaatattagatgggggaaaagaagaagcaaaagtgTTAGGGGGCATAAATtcatttaggctgcagtcttgtGTCCTTTTGTGAGCTTTTGTGTAGCTTCAGGATTATGACCTTTCCTAATTCTTGGTAGCATTAAATGTGGCTGAGTCAATAGCTTTGGATGGGCATTCCTCTTTGGAACTGCACCACTTTGCCACAGACCAGTGGTTTGCAGAGATAGCTTTCTTTCTTCTCTAGAAGCAAACACCAGCTTCTGTGTTTCATAGGGGAATTTTGTACAGAGGTCTTCAAAATTATTCTTTTTCTCACATAATTTCTGTGACTTTCAacagagcacaatctgctttttgcAGAGATTGGTACAGCTGATTGGCATTTAAGTGTAGATATGGGCAAATAAGGggacagcaggtggcgctgtggtctaaatcactgagcctggggcttgccgatcagaaggttggtggttcgaatccccacgacggggtgagctcccgttgcttggttccagctcctgctctACCTAGccattcgaaagcacatcaaagtgcaagtagattaataggtaccacctGAAGGTAAAcacctgaagcggcttagtcatgctggccatatgacccggaagctgtctgcatacaaacgccggctccctcagcctatagggTGAGATgatcgctgcaaccccagagtcgtctgtgactggacctaacagtcaggggtacctttacctttatctttatgggcaaataaaaataattacaaaacaaATTGGGTCAAACCTAAACGTATGCAGCAATACAAATATATTAGACAGTGTAAAAAAGAATTTGAATACCTGCCTATTAATAATTAAATGTAACGCCCctctgcagtttttttaaaatcagaccTGTGTAACATAGACTACGGAATATGCTGTTTCTACATATTAAATCTCACAAAGTCACCTaaagtatatttttaaatattataatCTTGTATTAATATTTAGACTGCATGTGATGCCAAGTTATCTCCCCCTTGTCTAGTCTGTTGTGTAATTATCACTCCCATTTATTTATAAGTTTTGAATTAAATGTGACCTTTGCTTCAGTAAAATATGCCTCTCTGCTTCTTGTTTCCAGGCTTGCAGTGAGTTCACCACCCATGTGATGAATCTGCTCCGAGAACAGAGCAGGACGAGGCCAATTTCACCCAAAGAAATTGAGCGCATGGTGAATATAATTCATGGAAAGTTCAGCACCATTCAGATGCAGCTGAAACAGAGCACCTGTGAGGCTGTGATGATCCTGCGCTCACGGTTTCTGGATGCAAGGTAAAACATGATCAAGACTCAAGGGAGACCCTTCTTGTGTCCAGGATCTTGGTGGCACAGAAGGCTGTACAAAGAGTGACACTGGGCACAATGGAAAAAGACAATATCGAACCTGGTAACAATGCATAGGCAATAAACAGTGGCAGCTATTGGCATCTAtggtttaggtaaaggtaaaaaggtaaaggacccctggacgatagAGTCAAAGGTTATGGGGCTGCGGCACTCaccttgcttcaggccgagggagctggcatgtgtccagctttccaggtcatgtggtcaacatgactaaactgcttctggagcaacgggacactgtgacagaaaccagagcacatgaaaatgctatttaccttcctgccacagtgggtacctatttatctacttgcattgatgtgctttcgaactgctaggttggcaggtgctgggacatcTAAGGTTTAACAATAGCCTGTTTGGGGTGCAGTCCAGCAAATTCACCCATGAACTGTGGTGGTTGCTATTTTTAATTATGCAAGTTGCATTTATATACTTTGCATTGGAAACATCAGGTTTAGGCCCAATTTTATGATTTCCTGGGATCTGCCTCCTGTATGGGGAGCCATCTTTTGCCAGATGCTTCTGCAGTAGGAAGAGTCATCCCCTTTCTCCAGACTGACCCATCTAACCCAGTATTATCTATTTTAGTAGCAGATTTCCAGGGGCTTCACTGGGGCCATTTCTCAGCATCAGTTAACTGATTATTTTCACTGCCACCCTGGAAGTTTTATTCAAGGGTAGaattgaaataaaaaaacaaattgtgAGGGCTTGAGCCTAGGAACTTCTGTATGTAAAGCATGTGTTCGACCGCTGAGATATGGTTCCTTGCTCTTTGTGTATTCCTGCTCTGAAATGTATTATCTGTTATCTGAAAGTGTTCTGTCTTGAATTTCAGGAAGTTGTACTTTAGATTTTGGGGGTATTCAGGGATTTAATCTGTCATATCACTTTGTAAGTACTTTTGATTGTATTTAGAGCAGTCTACGGTACTTAATCTTGGCTGCCCTTTCAGTCcagacatagacacacacacacacccctcatgcCATGCTTGCTCCGTCTTCCCATTTGGATAAAATATTTCCACTGTGTGCTTTCCTGCAGCCCCTGTTGGCTCTTCCTTAAGCCCTTGGGCCAGCACACACTGTGCTCTGACATCAACTGTATGAATAATTTCAATGTGTTCCCAGGCGTAAACGGCGGAACTTCAGCAAGCAGGCAACAGAAGTCTTGAATGAGTATTTTTATTCTCACCTGAGTAACCCTTACCCCAGTGAAGAAGCCAAAGAAGAGCTAGCAAAGAAAGGAGGCATCACAGTCTCACAGGTAGGTGGTGGCCCATCTCCAGTAAATGTGGTTGTCTGTTTTTCAACCATTTGTGTAGGCAGTTGCTTGTTTCTGACTGTTGCATCCTGTAGACAGGTTTTCCTATTCCCCCCCAAAGGTTTTCCAAATTTTGAAGAATTTCATGTaagttttcttctttttgaaaacCTTTAATCATTGtataaaagaataaaacaacagtTAAAAATGGCAAGAAACTATTGTCTAGATTCAAGTAACCCAgtgcactagcagaagccaatGCAAGGGCTTCCTCTTGCTGCCCCACCCCTAAATCCactcaggggtgggggtggggggcttgggAGAACCCCTAGAACATGGTGCCAGGGAGGAAAGCGGAAATTGTTCATcagcgcaagcatttctgcttgccagatagaACAGTCATGTTAGCACAATGTTGAGTTCCACCCTGCATGGAATGTACCTATGAAGTGTAAATTCTATTTGTAAAGCAATATATTTAATGGTTATATCAGGTGATTagtttgatttttgttttcatttaaagaaatatcTGATGTAAACACCAGTTCACTGTTGACAGAAGAGATCCTTAAAATCTCTTAGTGAGCAAAATAACACTTTGAATTCCCTCTCAGCTGTTCTTACAGTATTACCAAATCCAGTTCTTTCAagccttttctgttttctttttgttactttaaTCAAAAAGCAAACCTGACCAGGATGTTTTTATAGAGTCAGTCTTTGCCACTCAACCTTTTGTCCTTGAGAAATTTTCTGCTGGTCTGGCCGGCTATCTGGTAGTTTTACCATTTTGCAAAGCTTGGAAGCAGCACGCAGACTCAGCAGCACACAGTCAATCTCTGCTTGACATCCATCAGGTTTCAGGGTCAAAATTTTCTGTGACAAAAATTTGGTTAAGAACAACTTTTGGAGCCTATACAGATTGAAATAAAATCTGTTGGTTTACAGAGTGACCTATGCCAATCATTTGTTGTTTCAGTTAGTAGGAAAGTTTTTCttaaaaagattttattaagaCTTTTCATAATACTTTACAATAAAATAACGAACTAATCTAAACAAAAGCAAAGAatcaaaagagaaagggggggaataaTATAAAGTCTTCCTTCTTAGGTTGTTCCACCCAGAAAAAGGTGAGCCCTtgcagctctcacctgggagctgtcctttcttctcccagcctccaaCCCTGAGAGATCATCCCTTCCCTGCCAGATATAAATGTatcaaataaaataagtaaactTGCCAAAGAGGTTGGCAAAGGAATTGTATAAAGCAGTGTTTCTCTaccttgagtctccagctgtttttggactacaacttccatcatccctagctagcaggaccagtgctcagggtgatgggaattgtagtccaaaaccagctgtagacccaagattgggaaacACGGGTATAAAGTGCTATTCGTGCTAGTCCCAAAGTATTTGCCATTTTGCAGATGGACCAGTGTCAGCAGCTGGTGTGTGCACCCAGAGACTGGAATTATGCCTTTATTTTGCACACATTGGGAACAATCTTTGTCTCCTCTCTTCTGTTGATAGCTGCCTATACACTAATTTTTCACACATTAACTTACTTATTGTTGCAGGTCTCAAACTGGTTTGGTAACAAGAGAATCCGGTACAAGAAAAACATGGGGAAGTTTCAGGAGGAGGCTAACATTTATGCAGCCAAGACAGCAGTGGATGCAACCAATGTGGTGGCCCAGGGCAACCAGACAagttctccacccaccccaaattctgGTAAGTGCAGAAATCCTGTCTCTAGAACAGGATTTCCCTGGACACCTGCTGGGGAAACCTGTGTGCAGTGGAAGAGCCTCTTCTGTGCTGTTCTGAAGTCAAAAAAGCTCCAGAAATGAGAATAGACCTCATTGGCCTTGTTTGGAAAGTGGCTTAGAATTGCACTGCATGTCTAAATCCTTCTGTTTCCCCCCACATGTTTTGCCTTTTCCTGCCTTCCAAGAGCCATTCTGGTTGCTATATACAACTGCAACTTCCTGAATAGCAGTAAACCTCTGGGTGAACCAAGATGGACTGGAGCATTTCCAGTTCCCAATATGTTTTGAACCAGTTGTTCTTCAGGTTATTTTACAAATGGAAAGTGCTAGAGAAAATACTTaacaagcatttctgttttctttgacGAGCTTGATTGCCATCTAGACACAATAAGGCTTGTCAAAGGGCAAGTCAGTGTATTTTTTGAGTTACTTTTGCTCACTGATTTCTATTCCCTCTGAAGAACAACTTGTTTGAAGTATCTTGGGAACTGGAATAGCTTCATGAAATCTTCGTACACCCACTGGGTTTGAGTTCTTGTCTGCACATTGCTCCGTATTACATTTAATTTCGCTTTCGCTTTGTCCCTCATCATCCCAGTACTAATTTTCATGTCTTTCCCATGCCTGCCCCTGGACTGTAGCTAATCTTCCTTGCTGGATGAGACAGCCACATTTCTAGGTGGGCCTTCAAAGAAATAAATGGGAAATCAATTATTTCTTCAGAACCACCATAAacatatacagcggtaccttgggttaagaacttaattcgttctggaggtctgttcttaacctgaaactgttcttaacctgaagcaacactttagctaatgggacctcccgctgccgctgcgccatcagagcacgatttctgttctcatcctgaagcaaagttcttaatctgaagggttatttctgggttagcggagtatgtaacctgaagcgtatgtaacccaaggtaccactgtaattgtcaGTTCACCAAGTACAAGACCGTATCATATTTTCTATTGAATGGTAAAGTTCATAAATTGTTAGTAGCACAAGCAAATATATTAGGTTAATCATGAATATGAATcatgctgtgggtgggtggtatTTGTTAGGAGAACAGTGCAGGGGGAAGTCTCCCTCCTTTCATGCTGTGGTTCCAATCTGAAATGGAAAGGATGCTTGGGCTGCCTGCTATATCTCTGTGCAAACAAGGTTAGTTTATGGGCGAGAGGGTTCTCTACCAGTTTGTGTAGGGAGATCTTTGTTTTTGCCAGTCAGGGTTTTGGGGGACTGTTTCCATCTGTATGTGTGCAGTCACCCTTTTCTATCCCTGGGGATCTCCCCTTTATGATGGAGAGTACGGGAGGGTGCTTTGAGCAATGGCTATCGGGGAGATATGCTGGGGCATATTCCATGGTGTATGCTTGGTTCACGGGAGGTAGTGGCCAGGCCTGTGCAGCCTCACCACCAACCCATGTAAAAAGAGATTGTATCCTATAACACACACATGCAGCTGTGCATTGGAAGGAGAGATCTTATGGGGAGGCGTTTTTCAAAAACACATATGAATCCCTGGAAAACTTCCAAGGAACCTCAGGATTCTCATGGACACCATTTGAAACCACTGATTCAGAGTTAACAATGGGATGGGGATGGACAAGGAGATGGGACTGTGAAACTTTTCACTAAGCCCCCGAAGTGGAGCACTACAGAAAGTTAATCATGGGATCAGGTGCAAAACACAGCAGCTCCTTGTGCTAATGTCTTGATAAAATTGCACAAAAATGAGCAGGTGCAGACATACCATTAGGTAACTTCTTTTCCTCTTCAGGTTCCTCTGGGTCATTTAAAATGACAAATTCTGGAGATTCCTTTATAAACCTGCAATCACTCACTTCCTACCAGAACTCGCCAGTGGGAGCCAATGTGCAGTCACAGGTGGGTGTGCAGAGAAAACTGTGTGACAAATCCCCTGCGGTCTTCGGCAGGCAGACATTTCCATCCAAGTACTCAAAGCACCACATTTATGAATTACTGGATTTTAAGATCTCTTGGGAATTTTGCAATAAGATAGTCACCTGTAGGAGTGACTTAATAGGAGAAAGAttattccataatttttttttattttttattttgcttcttgggCCAAGTCTAATTTTCCCAGTCTTTGCTCAGGCAAGGAAAGATTTGCTTGTTCTGTTCTAAGATGGAGTTGGCAACATGCGCTCCGGTAGTGGGGCAGAAAGGGTTGGGATGGGATTGGCCCATAGTATATGTAGGGATGTGTCTGAGAGGGTAGGGCTagtcacacacacatttgtatagGAGGACTTGCATGTAAGGCTTAGAAAGACTTGAGCATAACTTTTTTTGTGCAGCAGAGTTGAAAAATACTTGAATATAGCATATGAAGCCAAACAGCTGCCAAGAAATGATGGTACTCTGTGACACCACCGGTAGCATGTGTGGCAGGAGagtaacagtacagtggtgcctcgcaagacgaaattaattcgttctgcgagtgctgtcgtatagcgaaaatttcgtcttgcgaagcaccaacgggggaagagcggtttgaggggggggaatcgcggaaatttttcatcttgcgaggcaagcccataggaaaattcgtcttgcgagacagcctttcgctagcgaatgcctttcgtctagcgaggcattcgtctagcgaggtaccactgtactgccagaTAGTTCATTACTGTAATTATACACACCCTGGCTTTAGAGCTCCTAATGAATTAGATTCGAGATGAAAAGGCAGCACTCATGTAATGCAAGTGTGAGGTACTTTGTGAGGCTGTGTCATACATTTCTAGAGCAGGGGCACTTGAGGACTTGAGTCCTGGGCCCAGAGTTTCATCCATCATCATTTTTTAATCTGCCCAGTCTGAAAGCAGCCTCCATGCTCTGAGCATAGCACACAATTGTGTCACAGTGCTGGAGAGATGACACAAATAAAGTTAGAAACAAGAGATTTAACTTGCAGCCATTGCCCCAGCTGGATATGGTAACATTTCAAGCATTCCATTGGAGGCCACATAAATGGCGGTGGGATGGTGGTGCTTTAGGCGGCGACCGAAGGATCTGCATAATGGTTTGAGCAATTTTCTCTCTTTTGCCACATTGGTTGTATTGTTACAGATGGATTCCTTACACCATGTCATACACCAGGCAGGAAGATATGACAGCATCGTGGGGAACCCTCTATATTCGACGCAGCGTATTGATGTAAGGAACTTCTGGTTTTGAAAGTGAATATCTTAAGCTGCAGAAGTCTGACTGGGCAACGAAGGTTAATGTGCTCACCTCTGCAGGTGTATTTAAAATAATACTGTACTCTGCTGCGGCCTTAACCATGGTGTTGCTAACACCCTGCCACAATGCAGCACTGCTccaaagagaaggggaaatagGTAGCCTGCTTCCAGCCCTTGTCAGTCAGGGgatcgggcgggggggggggggacccggcCCTTTTAATTTTATCCCTTTTCTGTGTCATTCATGGTACAGTGAAGACCAGGACCCAAAGTGGTTAGGGGATGGTCAGAGAAGATGGCTTAACTACCTAGCCAGCTTGGCCCAGTGGATTAGAAGGAAAGAACCATGCCCCCTCCCATTGGAAGAGAGAGCTGTCAGTTGGAGGAAGAGACTGCAAGCGACAGTGAAATCCACCCCTGGCCATGGATTGGTTCTGCTTGTGGGAACGGAAATGTGGGAGTGGCTGTCACTGCACATAATGTTCCAACCTTTGCTCTGAATTCTGTTTGATAATACAGTCATAAGCAGTAAAATTTTATCCATTTAGGTAAGTTAGCTGGAGAAGTTGAGCAAGAGCAAAGGAATCCCATTTGGGGAACAGGAAAAGCCGTGAAACAAATGCAGCGGAAGCAGCATTCACACAGTACTTTGCCTTCTGTGCTCCAGAAAGTGAACTGCAGTGCCAAGACTTCTGTTCTGAGGTTAAGTCTTATGGAACAAAGTATGTGTCTTGTACATGGCACAGTGATCTCCCACTGTGATGTGGGAAATCACAATCAGAATGGTTTAGGATGCAAGTAACACCTTGTGGACTTaacaacaaaatgcatttattccCTCTTCAGGCTAATGGCAGCTGGCAGGATGCTACTACCCCCTCATCAATCACTTCACCTGCCGGAGATCCCGGAAGCATTAATTCAGATGCGTCTAATTAAATTTTTTAGGACCTGTTGAGGAGAGGAAAGAGGTCGTTAGTGTAACTTGTCAATGTTGCTCTTTTTTGCCAATACTTTTGATTCTACAACTTGACACACACAGCTAATTACCTcagacaaaaggaaaaagaaaaaagaaaaccaatagAAGATTGTGATTATATATGGACACCTCTCTACCTCTCGGCATGATGTGCTTGAGTCTTCTGGCTTCTGCCCTTTGGATTTTAAAGGAACTGGCTTCATTTACCAAaccaaattccttttttaaaaagaaatatcacTTTTATGCTTACAAGTCTGAAAGTGTTTCTCCAATGAACTTTGGAATTTGTCTCCAtttttccagtttaaaaaaatagcaactgATTTTAATTTCTAtgtgtttttattataaaaattcTGTTCTAGATGCTAGTTACTAACAAATAGCCCCTCTTGTATTGTAATTGTATGCGTTCTCTGTATTGTAATTTTGTATAGGAAGGCTTTTTCTTTGAACTCATTAACCAGAACAGGCCATTGCTTTACCAAAATGATTGTTGGACTTTGCTCTCGAATAGAAATTTCATCTTCTGTGTCACTCTCATGTAGTTCTAATTTAATGTCTTAGAGTAAACACAGACTTCCCTGTGAATAGATTTTTGTGCATTTAGAAAAATGTTAATAGCAAAGTCCACCACTTTCAGTTGAAATTTTATCAAAGAATAAACTTCCaaagtcctttttttcttttctgcctcTTTCGAAGCCTTCCTTCATGTTTGTCAGCCAACAGCTTCCTGGAAGGTGGATGTAGAAAAGAAGGAAATATTTTGCCCTATAAACAAATAGAGTTACCTATGAAGGTGCTTGGACAGATGAAGGTACCGTTGTTCCTGTGTTATGACACATGGGCGAAGACAGATGCAACATTTGGCAGAGCAGTAgagtgtttgcttcaaccctctttttctttttgaaactgAGCTTTGGATGCTTGTGGGGAAATGATTctgaactcttttttttttttgcaaattctttttattttcatcaaaagaaataaacactcacaagtcatcatacaaatgttcacaatgttacataaactccgccgagtttttggacttccttccttctttactctggttttctaatttttcatctttcactcgctttaccttcttttatacatgttttgttttcttattgtaGTTATATCTCTTACCATATTTTCCCTCTGCTGCAAGATTTCTTTCATACCTGTAAATGCCTTcagattttatattctttcatatagtttataaatttactccactccatttgaaacctctgatctctttgctctcttatttttccagttaatttcgccaattctgcatattctaataatttccttttccaatcatctattgtaggtacttcttttactttccaattttgcgcCAGTAACATTCGTGCCGCagtggtggcatataaaaagaatttttggtcttcctttttaatctcctcccctactaagccaattaggaaggcttccggttttttaatgaatgtatatttaagtattttctttagttcattatagattgtttcccaaaactttttaaccttttcacatgtccaccacatgtggtaaaattctccatctttcgtttcacatttccaac is from Lacerta agilis isolate rLacAgi1 chromosome 2, rLacAgi1.pri, whole genome shotgun sequence and encodes:
- the LOC117039365 gene encoding pre-B-cell leukemia transcription factor 3-like isoform X2, which encodes MEEASRLLAGLQAPPGGPGEPPPHRLPAPPGPPPPQAPPGLQDTGDILQQIMAITDQSLDEAQARKHALNCHRMKPALFSVLCDIKEKTVLSIRGIQEEDPPDAQLMRLDNMLLAEGVSGPEKRGRGGPAAIAATSGGCPNDNSIEHSDYRAKLSQIRQIYHSELEKYEQACSEFTTHVMNLLREQSRTRPISPKEIERMVNIIHGKFSTIQMQLKQSTCEAVMILRSRFLDARRKRRNFSKQATEVLNEYFYSHLSNPYPSEEAKEELAKKGGITVSQVSNWFGNKRIRYKKNMGKFQEEANIYAAKTAVDATNVVAQGNQTSSPPTPNSGSSGSFKMTNSGDSFINLQSLTSYQNSPVGANVQSQMDSLHHVIHQAGRYDSIVGNPLYSTQRIDVS
- the LOC117039365 gene encoding pre-B-cell leukemia transcription factor 3-like isoform X1 yields the protein MEEASRLLAGLQAPPGGPGEPPPHRLPAPPGPPPPQAPPGLQDTGDILQQIMAITDQSLDEAQARKHALNCHRMKPALFSVLCDIKEKTVLSIRGIQEEDPPDAQLMRLDNMLLAEGVSGPEKRGRGGPAAIAATSGGCPNDNSIEHSDYRAKLSQIRQIYHSELEKYEQACSEFTTHVMNLLREQSRTRPISPKEIERMVNIIHGKFSTIQMQLKQSTCEAVMILRSRFLDARRKRRNFSKQATEVLNEYFYSHLSNPYPSEEAKEELAKKGGITVSQVSNWFGNKRIRYKKNMGKFQEEANIYAAKTAVDATNVVAQGNQTSSPPTPNSGSSGSFKMTNSGDSFINLQSLTSYQNSPVGANVQSQMDSLHHVIHQAGRYDSIVGNPLYSTQRIDANGSWQDATTPSSITSPAGDPGSINSDASN
- the LOC117039365 gene encoding pre-B-cell leukemia transcription factor 1-like isoform X3; its protein translation is MEEASRLLAGLQAPPGGPGEPPPHRLPAPPGPPPPQAPPGLQDTGDILQQIMAITDQSLDEAQARKHALNCHRMKPALFSVLCDIKEKTVLSIRGIQEEDPPDAQLMRLDNMLLAEGVSGPEKRGRGGPAAIAATSGGCPNDNSIEHSDYRAKLSQIRQIYHSELEKYEQACSEFTTHVMNLLREQSRTRPISPKEIERMVNIIHGKFSTIQMQLKQSTCEAVMILRSRFLDARRKRRNFSKQATEVLNEYFYSHLSNPYPSEEAKEELAKKGGITVSQVSNWFGNKRIRYKKNMGKFQEEANIYAAKTAVDATNVVAQGNQTSSPPTPNSDGFLTPCHTPGRKI